One segment of Urocitellus parryii isolate mUroPar1 chromosome 5, mUroPar1.hap1, whole genome shotgun sequence DNA contains the following:
- the Nfam1 gene encoding NFAT activation molecule 1, with protein sequence MASRILGWLLVPWTLQLAGGQSVTHTGLPIVASLANSAVSFTCKITYQYTPKFQPFTVSYFHVDLQGRTSRKQPTGCRPAPGAENQTYTLDCRVTLRLPNASATGSYYCCLLWPSSEVAVAGNGTFILVRDAGYRDPPQSVQKPLLFSFTGLLTALGVLGTALLLWKKKQMLAPEKRTTKEHPDPGSASRPAQAPAESIYTALEHREPEVYAYIESEASSPPSARNRPSQERLPRFGDDSELNLVYENL encoded by the exons GAGGGCAGTCGGTGACCCACACTGGCCTCCCCATTGTGGCCTCCCTGGCCAACTCAGCCGTCTCCTTCACCTGCAAAATCACCTACCAGTACACCCCCAAATTCCAGCCCTTCACTGTCAGCTACTTCCACGTGGATCTCCAGGGCAGGACCAGCAGGAAGCAGCCCACCGGCTGCCGACCCGCCCCGGGCGCCGAGAACCAGACCTACACGCTGGACTGCAGGGTCACCCTCAGGCTGCCCAACGCCTCGGCCACAGGCTCCTACTACTGCTGCCTCCTCTGGCCGAGCTCCGAGGTCGCCGTCGCTGGCAACGGCACCTTCATCCTGGTCAGAG ACGCAGGGTACCGGGACCCCCCGCAGAGCGTCCAGAAGCCCCTGCTCTTTAGCTTCACCGGCCTCCTGACTGCCCTGGGCGTGCTGGGCACAGCTCTGCTGCTCTGGAAAAAG AAACAGATGCTGGCTCCAGAAAAGCGCACCACCAAGGAGCACCCGGATCCAGGCTCGGCCAGCAGACCCGCGCAGGCTCCGGCTGAATCCATCTACACG GCCCTGGAGCACCGCGAGCCCGAGGTCTACGCCTACATCGAGAGCGAGGCCAGCAGCCCACCCTCGGCCAGGAACCGCCCCTCCCAG gaGAGACTGCCTAGGTTTGGGGACGACAGTGAATTGAACCTGGTCTATGAAAATCTCTAG